In Lachnospiraceae bacterium, the DNA window TGCTGTTAATGCACCTGCTGCCATTATTCCAGCAAATGCCAGGCTCATTATTCTCATTACATTTCTTTTCATAATTGTTCTCTCCTTTATGCCTGTAATTTGAAAGTCTGATATCAAAAAACACCTGTCTTCATACCAAACAGACATGTCACCTTGGTGGTAACATCACCATAAATGAAAGCCATACCCGTTACCAGGTATGACTTCTTCGTTTTCCTTGGCTTCTTTTGCGAAACAGCCTTCCTGACTGCTGATTTTTATATAAATCAGCATTTGCCCGCTTAGTATAGCATAACTGCTCCGCTTTTCCAATAGTAATTTTATTCTAACATGCCATATTTTCCACTATATTTTCCTACTTTTTCCCAGTTTCCTTAGAAACTGCCTCTGCTTCCTCTGCCTTTTTGATCATCAGGTCTGTCATCTTTTGCTGATACTCTTCATCCGCCGTGATCTCATTTCCCTCTTCATCTGCCTCTACAGCAAACAGAAAAGTTCTTGCATCATTGATCTCATAGCTGCAGGTTACAAATGTATACAGTGCTTTCACCGGGTATTCTACGGTTTCTGCATAGGAGCATGGGGCGATCATCTCTTTTACAAACTCATCAAAAGCTTCCTGACTCTTAAAACGGGTCTTGCGCACAATAGGCTTTGCCTCTCCATAATAGCAGGATACCGCCTTTAAACGTATCTCCCGTTCAGGAGTATAAATAGAAAAATACTGATGCTCTTTAAAATAAGAAGGATCTTTATAGCGGACAATATCTTTAAACATGCTTCCGTTCTTCATATTGTGTCCGTAAAGGATATTATTTCTTCCCTCAAAATCTCCTTCGCTTTCATAATCCAGATAAATACTTCCGGCTACACTTGCTTCCCCGTTGAAATCATGTTTCAGGTAAAAATCATTATCTGTTCCCTGTACAATAGGATAACTGATCTTCGTATCCGGAATATGGATCCAGCCGATAGTATCAGGATTTTCCTCTTTTAATTTTTCAAAATCATAGGGTGACTGGTATTCCTCTTTTTCAGGTTCTGTCTCCAGTTCCTGTTTTTCCGTTTCTTCTATTGTAATGGTCTCCTGGGTTGTCTGGGCAGCTTCCCTTGCAAGACGTTCATACTCTTCCTGGGCTCTTTTATCTGCAAGATAACTGTGCAAAGTCAGGCCGCCGCTTACTAAAAACACCAGAAGAGCAACGCAGACCACTATTTTCCACAGAGTACCTCTGCCGCTTTTTTTGTTGTCTTCCATGCTTTCTTTCCTTTATGCTGTATAAATCTGCTTTTTCACTGTTTTTTTCTGCCACTGTCCGGATCTTGCCACTGCCTCGTGCATCAGTAAAAGCAGTTCCATAAAGCTTCTAAAGCTTACCTGGCAGCGTTTTTCCTTCCAGCTAATGGTTCCCTGCCATGTGGCATTTCTGCGGAACAGTACACGTACTACAAAAGTTGCCGGACCATAATTTCCATTTTCCACATAGAAGCTGCGCGGGATGATCACAGAATGTTCCTTTGCATTTTCAGGAAGAGGATCAATCATCTCTGCAATCTTTTCCCTTAATTCAAATTCATTATAGAAGATCCTGCGGTCTTCTACTGCAGGATGAGATACATCACCACTCATATTATGGTCTTCATAATTGCGCACTGCTACTTCACACATCTTTTTTCCAAGACCATATGGAAGCCTGGTAACTCCTGATCCCAGCTGTTGGTCAAAAAAGTCCATCAGCTCCATAAAACTGTCAAAACGGCTTTTAACTTCACTGCCCAGCTGTTCGATCACTCCCTGCCAGGAAGCATAGTAGCGGTACTGTACATGAAGACGGAAATCTGCCAGTTTTCCCGTATTTTCAGGCTCTAACATCTCCATACGGTTTTCTGTCTCATCTTCCATCAGATCCAGCCAGTCTTTTTTTCCGAAATTGCGCGGATCCACACTCTTCATAGGATAATGGATCTCATCAAACAATTCCTCTAACACAAACACCATTTCTGACAGGCTGTAAAAAGCAATGCCACCATTTTTGCTTTCATGATAGATTCTTCCTTTTAAGATCCTCTTTTCAAAATCATCAACAGCAATATGAACCTGTCGATAAGAGTTAGGTATGGATCCAGTTTTCGCTATTGACATTTTCTCACCCACTTTTCTGTTTCGTACCATCTCAATATAGTCATTATTATATAGGTTACTATTTTATACCATGATGCCGGGCAGGTGTCAAAAGGGTTTTAACACCTATACTACTATCAGTATACCAGACAGTGGTTACAAAACGGTTACAAAACACTACGGTTTTTGTATTTTTTTCAGGAATAAAC includes these proteins:
- the srtB gene encoding class B sortase; the encoded protein is MEDNKKSGRGTLWKIVVCVALLVFLVSGGLTLHSYLADKRAQEEYERLAREAAQTTQETITIEETEKQELETEPEKEEYQSPYDFEKLKEENPDTIGWIHIPDTKISYPIVQGTDNDFYLKHDFNGEASVAGSIYLDYESEGDFEGRNNILYGHNMKNGSMFKDIVRYKDPSYFKEHQYFSIYTPEREIRLKAVSCYYGEAKPIVRKTRFKSQEAFDEFVKEMIAPCSYAETVEYPVKALYTFVTCSYEINDARTFLFAVEADEEGNEITADEEYQQKMTDLMIKKAEEAEAVSKETGKK